In Xanthocytophaga agilis, a genomic segment contains:
- a CDS encoding STAS domain-containing protein: protein MKVDISKLLQKKKTQILERWMTNQMADEILREDLISNEGLRNQSEELLTKLVKLVNDKNITEVQSPDFEPIVEILAGISHSRARQGFSPRETGFYIFSLKDALLETLQEEVKNDPSALYEITLKVSKLLDSFSISTFETFIKGREEVILRQTDEIAEISTPVIRVWDGILALPIIGTLDSARTQVVMENLLQEIVESGSGIAILDISGVPAVDSLVAQHLIKTVSATRLMGAECIISGIRPEIAQTVVQLGIDLSNIITKASLASALKHAFSMMRLEVKKSTKENFSL, encoded by the coding sequence ATGAAAGTAGACATTTCCAAACTTCTCCAGAAAAAGAAAACCCAGATCCTAGAAAGATGGATGACCAATCAGATGGCAGATGAAATTCTGCGGGAAGATTTGATCAGCAACGAAGGTCTGCGTAACCAATCCGAAGAATTGCTTACTAAACTGGTAAAACTTGTCAATGACAAAAACATTACTGAAGTGCAATCTCCGGATTTTGAACCTATCGTTGAAATCCTTGCAGGCATCTCTCATTCACGGGCACGCCAGGGGTTTTCACCGAGAGAAACAGGGTTCTATATTTTTAGTTTAAAGGATGCGTTGTTAGAAACCTTACAGGAAGAAGTTAAAAATGATCCTTCAGCTTTGTACGAGATCACTTTAAAGGTAAGTAAGCTCCTGGATTCATTTTCCATCTCTACATTCGAAACCTTTATCAAAGGCAGAGAAGAAGTAATTCTTCGTCAAACAGATGAGATAGCAGAGATCTCTACACCAGTTATACGTGTTTGGGATGGTATTCTGGCTCTTCCTATTATCGGTACGCTGGACAGTGCCCGTACACAGGTAGTAATGGAAAATCTGCTTCAGGAAATCGTAGAGTCAGGTAGTGGCATTGCGATTCTGGATATTTCAGGTGTACCGGCAGTAGATTCGTTAGTAGCTCAACACCTGATCAAAACCGTGAGTGCTACCCGATTAATGGGTGCTGAGTGTATCATCAGTGGTATTCGCCCTGAAATAGCTCAGACAGTTGTGCAACTGGGAATCGACCTTTCTAACATTATTACTAAGGCTTCTCTTGCCAGCGCATTAAAACATGCCTTTTCTATGATGCGTCTGGAAGTAAAAAAATCAACCAAAGAAAATTTCAGCTTATAG
- a CDS encoding STAS domain-containing protein: MDRIPILQMGKFLLVTIQVDLYDRLALNLETDLAQMVYKTGARGVLIDISALSIVDSFMGRIIGNIGTMSKIMDAETVLVGMQPAVAITLVELGLELKGVSTALNVEKGMLLLRNKIDSFSETDIEEQDDSSAE, translated from the coding sequence ATGGATCGTATTCCTATTCTTCAGATGGGCAAGTTTTTATTAGTCACCATTCAGGTAGACTTATATGACCGCCTTGCCTTAAATCTGGAAACAGATCTTGCCCAAATGGTATATAAAACAGGCGCTAGAGGGGTTCTTATAGATATTTCCGCATTATCTATTGTTGATTCCTTTATGGGAAGAATCATAGGTAACATTGGCACGATGAGCAAAATAATGGATGCAGAAACCGTTTTGGTAGGTATGCAGCCAGCTGTAGCCATTACCTTAGTAGAGTTAGGGTTGGAACTGAAAGGTGTAAGCACTGCACTGAATGTAGAAAAAGGTATGCTACTATTAAGAAACAAAATAGATTCCTTCTCAGAAACCGATATAGAAGAACAGGATGATAGTAGTGCTGAATAA
- a CDS encoding anti-sigma regulatory factor, producing MIVVLNKDSLLVGKEQDVVPFLSRVKEYATKISMGLVNQTKLVTACSELARNMLKYAGGGSTLIEIISKGRENGIRVTFTDKGPGIEDIQKAMEDGFSTGKSLGLGLPGAKRLASEFDIKSTVGEGTTVMIIKWKNG from the coding sequence ATGATAGTAGTGCTGAATAAAGATAGCCTACTTGTTGGAAAAGAACAGGACGTAGTTCCTTTTCTCAGCCGGGTAAAAGAGTATGCGACTAAAATAAGCATGGGCCTTGTTAACCAAACCAAGCTGGTCACTGCTTGTTCTGAGCTGGCACGAAATATGTTAAAATACGCAGGTGGTGGCTCTACTCTTATTGAAATAATTAGCAAAGGCAGAGAAAATGGAATCCGTGTAACCTTTACTGATAAAGGACCTGGAATTGAAGATATTCAGAAAGCAATGGAAGACGGCTTCTCTACTGGCAAGAGTCTCGGACTGGGTTTACCTGGTGCGAAAAGGCTAGCCAGCGAATTTGACATTAAAAGTACAGTTGGCGAAGGCACCACTGTCATGATTATAAAATGGAAGAATGGTTAA
- a CDS encoding ATP-binding SpoIIE family protein phosphatase has translation MVNDIHLRLNASERSYFAILKREVALLATSANFSPKRLAEIDIVVAEMVSNLVKHANGGEILVKLIEEKGVQGIEIICIDNGPGISDVRNMMKDGVSSTNTLGNGLGAIQRLSNFFQIYTHKGWGTILLSRIFAKELPVSRVSNPIEIRSLVVPKPGETECGDNFSVKQTQEHIKLFLGDGLGHGKDAAIAVNTAIDAFNLCESDSPVENIRFIHNSVKKTRGLVGTIAIFSLKNKQWKICGVGNISTRMFSSAIDKTLTSYNGIVGLNIPKTMNDHLIEYIPGQLIMMCSDGIKSKWDVLKLPGIMRNDLSLLNAALFKDFTRNTDDSSIASCKISL, from the coding sequence ATGGTTAACGATATACATCTCAGATTAAATGCTTCTGAGAGAAGTTATTTTGCTATTTTAAAAAGGGAAGTAGCTCTTCTGGCAACCTCTGCCAACTTTTCCCCAAAACGGTTAGCTGAGATTGATATTGTGGTAGCGGAGATGGTTTCCAACCTGGTTAAACATGCAAATGGAGGAGAAATACTAGTAAAACTTATTGAGGAAAAAGGGGTACAAGGTATAGAAATCATTTGTATTGATAACGGGCCGGGTATATCTGATGTTAGAAACATGATGAAGGATGGAGTCTCTTCTACCAATACGTTAGGTAATGGTTTAGGTGCGATTCAACGACTTTCCAATTTTTTTCAAATCTATACACACAAAGGGTGGGGAACCATTCTTCTCTCCAGAATCTTTGCAAAAGAACTTCCTGTCTCCCGAGTTAGCAACCCAATAGAAATTCGTTCACTGGTAGTCCCCAAACCAGGTGAAACAGAGTGTGGAGACAATTTCTCAGTCAAACAAACCCAAGAACACATCAAACTATTTCTTGGAGATGGATTAGGTCATGGTAAGGATGCCGCTATTGCTGTAAATACAGCTATTGACGCATTTAACCTGTGTGAATCTGACAGTCCTGTTGAAAATATTCGCTTTATTCATAATTCAGTAAAAAAAACCAGAGGATTGGTTGGCACTATTGCTATATTCAGCCTCAAGAATAAACAATGGAAAATTTGTGGAGTGGGCAACATTAGTACACGAATGTTTAGTTCGGCTATAGATAAGACTCTTACTTCCTATAATGGCATTGTAGGATTAAACATACCTAAAACTATGAATGATCATCTGATTGAGTATATTCCTGGTCAGTTGATCATGATGTGCAGTGATGGGATAAAATCAAAATGGGATGTACTGAAGCTTCCGGGTATTATGCGTAATGACTTGTCATTACTCAATGCTGCCTTGTTCAAAGACTTTACCCGAAATACAGATGATTCATCGATTGCAAGTTGTAAAATAAGCCTATGA
- a CDS encoding sensor histidine kinase, with translation MRMQELTRVTLQNEMDLILAHKRSMRLAELAGLSLSAQTTFATAVSEVARNTIDRGKNGRLILIVNPDQREKYIIAKITDEESQTKHYEGLTYARRLVNKYNISFDSKETAIELYFEIPISTKLDTQKLDEWKRIFRNEPAVSPYEEIKRKNEQLQDLAQKLEEREQQYKMLTNALPIIIFTLNEKGELIYANEWLKRFTGSSLQQLNTTQWKDIVHPDDYDSFSVLINNQQLSATRASAIKTQCRLRHRNEDDYYWHMASISPLNDENGKLLYWIGYIVDINAQKLVEETLKNNHKLKETQRQLNENQIVLETNIKELNRSNQELQQFAYVASHDLQEPIRKISFYSGYLLDKYKDVLDETGLSFLTIMLSASKRMRKLINDLLAYSRVERQQLQFKPVSLTQIAQEVVKDLELLIAEKNATIQVDELATVDADEGQMHQLFENLIGNAIKYAKDDVPSVIHINCKPIDDQLQIQVKDNGIGFDEKYLPQMFALFQRLHSSEKYEGTGLGLAICQKIVSLHNGKITAQSQEGEGATFIVTLPISHSPAFSPEKDWLANGLPEYKPAHK, from the coding sequence ATGAGAATGCAGGAATTAACAAGAGTCACACTCCAGAATGAAATGGATCTTATCCTGGCCCATAAACGTAGTATGCGGCTTGCAGAACTGGCGGGTCTCTCTCTTTCTGCCCAAACTACCTTTGCAACTGCTGTATCTGAAGTAGCCCGCAATACAATTGATCGTGGAAAGAATGGCCGTCTCATACTCATTGTAAATCCGGACCAACGAGAAAAATATATTATCGCTAAAATTACAGACGAGGAATCGCAGACAAAACACTACGAAGGTCTTACCTATGCACGACGTCTGGTAAATAAATACAATATCTCTTTTGATAGTAAAGAAACAGCCATCGAGCTTTACTTTGAGATACCGATATCTACAAAACTGGATACACAAAAACTCGATGAATGGAAGAGAATTTTCCGGAATGAACCAGCAGTATCACCTTACGAAGAAATTAAGCGTAAAAATGAACAGCTACAGGACCTGGCTCAAAAACTAGAGGAAAGGGAGCAGCAATATAAGATGCTCACAAACGCCTTACCTATTATCATCTTTACACTAAACGAAAAAGGGGAGCTGATCTATGCCAATGAATGGCTAAAAAGATTTACAGGTAGCAGCCTTCAGCAGCTAAATACCACTCAGTGGAAGGACATTGTGCACCCGGACGATTACGATTCCTTTTCTGTTCTTATCAATAATCAGCAACTCTCCGCAACCAGAGCATCTGCCATTAAAACGCAATGTCGGCTAAGACATAGAAATGAAGATGACTACTACTGGCATATGGCATCCATCTCTCCTTTGAATGATGAGAATGGTAAATTACTGTACTGGATAGGTTATATTGTGGATATCAATGCACAGAAACTGGTTGAAGAAACCCTTAAAAACAATCATAAACTGAAAGAGACCCAGCGACAATTAAATGAGAATCAGATTGTACTGGAAACAAATATAAAAGAGCTAAACAGAAGCAATCAGGAATTACAACAATTTGCCTATGTGGCTTCTCATGACTTACAGGAACCGATTCGTAAAATCAGTTTTTATAGTGGGTATCTTCTGGATAAGTACAAGGATGTACTGGATGAAACAGGTTTAAGCTTTCTGACAATTATGTTGTCTGCATCCAAGCGGATGCGTAAGCTTATCAACGACTTACTAGCCTATTCCCGTGTAGAGCGTCAGCAATTGCAGTTCAAACCCGTAAGTCTTACTCAAATAGCACAGGAAGTAGTTAAAGATCTGGAGTTGCTCATAGCTGAAAAAAATGCCACTATACAGGTAGATGAACTGGCAACTGTCGATGCGGATGAGGGACAGATGCATCAGTTGTTTGAAAACCTGATCGGTAATGCCATTAAATATGCCAAGGATGATGTTCCTTCGGTCATACATATCAACTGTAAACCTATTGACGATCAGCTACAGATTCAGGTAAAAGATAATGGGATTGGATTTGATGAAAAATATCTACCCCAAATGTTTGCCCTGTTTCAACGACTTCATTCCTCTGAGAAATATGAAGGAACAGGTCTGGGACTTGCAATTTGCCAAAAAATTGTAAGCCTGCACAATGGCAAAATTACAGCACAAAGTCAGGAAGGAGAAGGAGCTACATTTATTGTAACACTACCTATATCACATTCACCTGCATTCAGTCCGGAGAAAGATTGGCTCGCCAATGGATTGCCTGAATATAAACCTGCTCATAAATAA
- a CDS encoding aldehyde dehydrogenase (NADP(+)), whose amino-acid sequence MIQIAEDIDLVMQQAQEAFLAYRKCSASDKAAFLKAIVAQIEALGDTLIQTAMEESNLPLARLTGERGRTTGQLLAFAKLLEAGDWVQASIDTGDPDRKPVAKPDLRKMMQPVGPVVVFGASNFPLAFSTAGGDTASALAAGCSVVVKSHPGHPRTSLLVAGAINKAIAQSNVPEHVFQHVADHSIQAGQSLILHPVTKAAAFTGSYTGGKALFDLANQREEPIPFFAEMGSINPVVVLPEVLQTKKDLPATLASSIMLGVGQFCTNPGLILVLEESGLDEFLDGLSTTILAGSGGKMLHTGIASSYKTRKKEALSQDGITTLATVVSVQEDDITGTPAIATVSASDFIDNSVLKEEVFGPYSLIVKCKSKEELSAVITSLKGQLTATLFGTEQELGNYTDIAELLIQRCGRLIYNGVPTGVEVCKSMQHGGPFPSTTDSRFTSVGTDAIYRFVRPVSYQDCPDAFLPVELRNENTLSIMRVINGIWTNNSIKIR is encoded by the coding sequence ATGATACAGATAGCAGAAGATATTGATTTGGTAATGCAGCAGGCACAGGAAGCTTTTCTTGCATACCGCAAATGTAGTGCATCCGATAAAGCAGCTTTTCTAAAAGCTATTGTTGCTCAGATAGAGGCGCTGGGAGACACATTGATCCAGACCGCTATGGAAGAGTCGAATCTACCGCTGGCACGATTGACTGGAGAGAGGGGCCGCACAACGGGACAGCTTCTGGCATTTGCAAAGTTGCTTGAGGCTGGAGATTGGGTACAAGCTAGTATTGACACGGGTGATCCTGACAGAAAACCTGTCGCCAAACCTGATTTGCGTAAAATGATGCAACCTGTAGGACCCGTAGTTGTCTTTGGTGCAAGTAATTTTCCGCTGGCGTTTTCTACTGCTGGTGGTGATACGGCTTCTGCATTAGCTGCGGGCTGTTCTGTTGTAGTAAAGAGTCACCCTGGCCATCCACGCACTTCTTTGCTGGTAGCGGGAGCTATCAACAAAGCCATTGCACAATCCAACGTCCCCGAACATGTGTTTCAACATGTAGCAGATCATAGTATACAGGCTGGGCAATCGTTAATCTTACACCCTGTTACCAAAGCAGCTGCCTTTACTGGCTCTTATACAGGTGGTAAAGCATTGTTTGATTTGGCTAATCAGCGGGAAGAACCTATCCCATTCTTTGCTGAGATGGGAAGTATCAATCCTGTAGTTGTGTTACCTGAAGTGCTGCAGACCAAAAAAGACCTGCCTGCTACACTGGCATCTTCTATTATGCTTGGAGTTGGGCAATTCTGCACAAACCCTGGATTGATACTGGTGCTGGAAGAGTCTGGGCTCGATGAGTTTCTGGATGGATTGTCTACCACAATTCTGGCAGGTTCAGGTGGAAAGATGTTGCATACAGGAATCGCTTCCAGTTACAAAACCAGAAAGAAAGAAGCTTTATCACAGGACGGAATTACAACATTGGCGACTGTTGTTTCGGTGCAGGAAGATGATATTACTGGTACTCCTGCGATTGCAACTGTTTCAGCATCTGATTTTATTGATAATTCTGTATTAAAAGAGGAGGTATTTGGTCCTTATTCCCTGATTGTGAAGTGTAAAAGCAAAGAGGAGCTGAGTGCTGTAATTACCAGTCTGAAAGGACAACTGACAGCTACTTTATTCGGAACAGAACAGGAACTAGGCAACTACACAGATATCGCTGAATTGTTGATACAGCGTTGTGGCCGACTGATTTATAATGGTGTTCCCACAGGAGTAGAAGTCTGTAAATCCATGCAGCATGGCGGACCTTTTCCGTCTACTACAGACTCCCGATTTACATCCGTAGGTACTGATGCTATCTACCGGTTTGTGCGTCCGGTAAGCTATCAGGATTGCCCGGATGCCTTTTTGCCTGTAGAATTAAGAAATGAGAATACGCTGTCTATCATGCGGGTAATAAATGGCATATGGACAAATAATAGCATAAAAATCAGATAG
- a CDS encoding AraC family transcriptional regulator, with translation MKVVAFKIPKTHREAVRLQIDDMPHLYDKLHQHPEIQIALIEESEGTLIAGDYVGRFSPGDIVVIGSNLPHVFKNDPEYYDSPTGAKARMISVFFDEDSWGKEFWYLAETQHIREFLKYTKRGFLLHSPLQEKAAVFLHQLLCSKDIERLIYFFQLLSLLSQERKHMQSLSLHELNYDIKRGEEKRMSNIIQFTLNEYGRPITLEEVASIANMTKEAFCRYFKERTRKTYVSFLNEIRISNACRLLMDPQKTKASIACEVGFSNLSHFNRIFRKVMGQTPTDYQTNF, from the coding sequence ATGAAAGTCGTAGCCTTTAAGATACCTAAAACCCACAGAGAAGCTGTTCGTTTGCAAATAGACGACATGCCTCATTTGTATGATAAGCTGCATCAGCATCCTGAAATACAAATTGCTCTGATTGAAGAAAGCGAAGGCACCCTCATTGCTGGGGATTATGTAGGAAGGTTCTCGCCAGGAGACATTGTAGTCATTGGCTCCAATCTTCCTCACGTCTTTAAAAATGATCCGGAATATTATGATTCACCCACTGGAGCGAAGGCACGTATGATCTCTGTGTTCTTCGATGAAGACTCTTGGGGCAAGGAATTCTGGTACCTGGCAGAAACGCAACACATCCGCGAATTTCTGAAATATACGAAACGTGGCTTCCTGCTTCACTCACCATTACAGGAGAAGGCGGCTGTATTTTTACATCAGCTATTGTGCAGCAAAGATATCGAGCGCCTGATTTATTTCTTTCAGCTATTGTCTCTGCTCAGTCAGGAAAGAAAACATATGCAAAGTCTTTCACTACATGAACTGAACTATGACATTAAGCGAGGAGAAGAAAAGCGGATGAGTAATATTATTCAGTTTACGCTGAATGAGTATGGGCGACCGATCACTCTGGAAGAGGTAGCCTCTATTGCCAATATGACAAAAGAGGCCTTCTGCCGTTATTTTAAAGAGCGAACACGCAAAACCTATGTATCCTTTCTGAATGAAATCCGGATCAGCAATGCCTGTCGCCTACTGATGGACCCTCAGAAAACAAAGGCATCCATTGCCTGCGAAGTAGGTTTTAGTAATTTGTCTCACTTTAACCGGATATTTCGAAAGGTAATGGGCCAGACACCTACAGATTATCAGACAAACTTTTAA
- a CDS encoding APC family permease, with amino-acid sequence MKEKPLENGFKPRLDLLDATMIVAGSMIGSGIFIVSSEIARNVGGAGYLIAMWVLAGVVTIIAALSYGELSAMFPKAGGQYIYLKEAYNPLVGFLYGWAFFTVIQTGTIAAVGVAFAKFTSYLIPVVSEDNHLIELGGLHITAAQLTSIGVIVLLTFLNSKGVKNGVFIQTFLTMVKLISLFGLIVFGFIWGADAEVWNANWQNAWKLSELTLTNGEMIQSAVTGVASLGVIAIAMKGTLFSSDSWHNITFIAGEVKNPQRNIGLSLFLGTVIVTIVYVLTNIMYLAVVPMQEIAFAKSDRIGVVAAEHIFGAKGTIIIAVMIMISTFGCNNGLILAGARVYYTMAKDRLFFAKAGTLNKHQVPEYSLWLQCIWASLLCLTGKYNDLLALVIFGVLIFYVLTILGIYILRKKQPDVPRSYKAFGYPVLPAVYILVATGLAVLLLIVETSFTLPGLAIILLGIPVYYLVMNKKQKERVNA; translated from the coding sequence ATGAAAGAAAAACCATTAGAAAACGGGTTTAAGCCCAGATTAGACCTGTTGGATGCTACTATGATTGTAGCAGGCTCCATGATTGGTTCCGGGATTTTTATTGTTAGCAGCGAAATTGCTCGTAATGTGGGAGGGGCTGGCTATTTGATTGCCATGTGGGTGCTTGCCGGAGTTGTTACCATCATTGCCGCACTAAGTTATGGTGAACTTTCGGCTATGTTTCCCAAGGCTGGCGGGCAATATATTTATTTGAAGGAAGCGTATAATCCACTGGTTGGCTTTTTATATGGATGGGCATTTTTTACAGTAATTCAAACAGGGACTATTGCTGCAGTTGGAGTGGCTTTTGCCAAGTTTACTTCCTATCTGATTCCGGTAGTAAGTGAAGACAATCATCTGATAGAACTGGGAGGATTACATATTACAGCGGCACAGCTAACATCTATTGGAGTTATTGTATTGCTTACCTTTTTAAATAGTAAAGGGGTAAAAAATGGTGTATTCATACAGACCTTTCTAACAATGGTAAAACTTATTTCATTGTTTGGGTTGATTGTTTTCGGCTTTATCTGGGGAGCTGATGCTGAGGTTTGGAATGCCAACTGGCAGAATGCATGGAAGCTCTCTGAACTGACGTTGACCAATGGAGAGATGATCCAATCTGCTGTAACAGGTGTGGCATCGCTGGGTGTAATAGCCATTGCCATGAAAGGAACCTTGTTTTCCAGTGACTCCTGGCACAACATCACTTTTATTGCGGGAGAAGTAAAAAATCCTCAGCGAAATATTGGGTTAAGCCTCTTTCTGGGTACAGTAATCGTAACTATTGTCTATGTACTAACGAATATCATGTATCTGGCTGTGGTGCCTATGCAGGAAATTGCTTTTGCTAAAAGTGATCGGATTGGGGTGGTAGCTGCCGAACATATCTTTGGTGCGAAAGGTACTATTATCATTGCCGTCATGATTATGATCTCCACCTTTGGATGCAACAATGGATTGATTCTGGCAGGAGCAAGGGTTTATTATACAATGGCAAAAGATCGGTTGTTTTTTGCGAAGGCAGGGACACTCAATAAACACCAGGTACCTGAATATAGTCTGTGGCTGCAATGTATCTGGGCTTCTTTGTTATGTCTGACAGGAAAATATAATGACTTGCTGGCATTGGTAATTTTTGGGGTACTTATTTTTTATGTGCTGACCATCCTGGGTATTTACATTTTACGTAAAAAACAGCCAGATGTCCCTCGTTCCTATAAGGCTTTCGGCTATCCTGTACTGCCTGCTGTATACATACTGGTGGCAACAGGTTTGGCTGTATTGTTACTGATTGTTGAGACCAGCTTTACCTTACCCGGATTGGCTATCATTTTGTTGGGTATACCGGTTTACTATCTGGTCATGAATAAGAAACAGAAAGAACGTGTAAATGCTTGA
- a CDS encoding S9 family peptidase has translation MKNFILSLAGLYGLLAGSSATCQITKADYTRAESFYRKNISKKIFHLEVQPHWLTDGSGFWYQTNTREGEQYYKVSIPGYQRTLAFDHQKLAQGLAGITGKTITAQSLSIRDLEWKSATQIIFQVESRRYEADLQTYQIVSAPATPKTSREENRITSPDGNWVTFTKDHNMYLQSTKGGEPIALTKDGYDNYAYGEYLSWDDILVGECQARPVHLTASWSPDSKKIMTQILDVRNARKMHLLDWSVDSLYRPRVLSYYRGSPGDTNIVHMIPVVFDVATRKMAKVAVPPLPYFIWNSLRWSQKGDYLYGLYHHRGYKQMDVIKVDPATGKVTLMWAEINETFVEGMDFRLLEEHGFALLTSERTGWNQLYKLDWTTGKLSALTNGAFVVKQIVEVDEKQKLIYFTAAGKEKGANPYFDFLYQISFDGNNLKLLTPEIAHHEVVLSPEKNFFVDNYSSATQPTVSVLRDLHTGNLLSRIDSADIKDLLATGWYFPEVFEAVARDGKTPIYGAMWKPTHFNKKTQYPIIDYSYTGPQTNVFPNSFKKAVFTWNQPLAEMGFIVMSVDGLGSAGRSKAFHNWSYRKLGYGLADHVLAIQQLGQRYKWVDTSRVGIFGHSAGGYDAAHALMQFPECYKVAVSQSADHDHRMEKDWWPEMYMGWPVDSAYHLQSNVTMAPRLKGKLLLIHGGIDENVNPSATFKLSEALIKANKNFDLLIIPSAHHGYPEAYSRYVDHKRWNFFIHHLLHQEPKDDINE, from the coding sequence GTGAAGAATTTTATTTTATCACTTGCTGGTTTGTATGGCCTGCTAGCTGGTAGTTCGGCTACATGCCAGATAACTAAAGCAGACTATACACGTGCAGAAAGTTTTTATCGTAAAAACATCAGTAAAAAGATTTTCCATCTGGAAGTGCAACCCCATTGGTTGACCGATGGATCAGGCTTCTGGTATCAGACTAATACCCGTGAAGGAGAGCAGTATTACAAAGTAAGTATTCCCGGATATCAGCGTACACTGGCATTTGATCACCAGAAGCTGGCTCAGGGATTAGCTGGTATAACAGGCAAAACGATAACAGCACAAAGTTTGTCAATCAGAGATCTGGAATGGAAGTCTGCTACTCAGATTATTTTTCAGGTTGAATCCAGGCGGTATGAGGCAGACTTGCAAACCTATCAGATTGTTTCTGCTCCTGCTACTCCAAAAACCTCCAGAGAAGAAAACAGAATAACATCGCCTGATGGCAACTGGGTCACATTTACCAAAGACCATAATATGTATCTCCAGTCTACAAAAGGTGGTGAACCTATTGCACTCACAAAAGACGGATATGATAATTATGCCTATGGTGAATATCTGTCCTGGGATGACATTCTGGTAGGCGAATGTCAGGCGCGTCCTGTACATTTAACAGCATCCTGGTCACCTGATAGTAAGAAAATCATGACGCAGATTCTGGATGTCCGCAATGCCCGGAAAATGCATCTGTTGGATTGGTCGGTTGATTCCCTGTATCGACCTCGGGTGTTGTCGTATTACCGTGGCTCTCCGGGTGATACCAATATCGTTCACATGATTCCGGTAGTCTTTGATGTCGCAACCAGGAAGATGGCTAAGGTTGCTGTTCCTCCATTGCCTTATTTTATCTGGAACTCGCTGAGGTGGAGTCAGAAAGGGGATTACCTGTATGGTTTGTATCACCATCGGGGGTATAAACAGATGGATGTAATAAAAGTTGATCCTGCTACAGGTAAAGTGACTCTGATGTGGGCAGAGATCAATGAGACCTTTGTGGAGGGTATGGATTTTCGCTTGCTGGAAGAGCATGGATTTGCTTTGCTTACTTCTGAACGCACTGGATGGAATCAACTCTATAAGCTGGATTGGACAACAGGCAAACTCAGTGCATTGACTAATGGGGCGTTTGTGGTAAAACAGATTGTTGAAGTAGATGAAAAACAAAAGCTAATCTACTTTACGGCTGCAGGCAAAGAGAAAGGTGCCAATCCTTATTTTGACTTTTTATATCAGATAAGTTTTGATGGCAACAACCTCAAGCTGCTTACACCCGAAATAGCCCACCATGAAGTAGTACTGTCACCAGAGAAAAACTTTTTTGTAGATAACTATTCCTCTGCTACTCAACCAACTGTTTCTGTATTGCGGGATTTACATACAGGCAATTTGTTGTCTAGAATAGATAGTGCAGATATCAAAGATTTGCTGGCTACCGGCTGGTATTTTCCGGAGGTGTTTGAAGCGGTAGCCCGGGATGGAAAAACCCCGATTTATGGAGCCATGTGGAAGCCTACCCATTTTAACAAAAAGACTCAATATCCTATTATTGATTATAGCTATACAGGTCCTCAAACCAATGTATTTCCCAATAGCTTTAAGAAAGCTGTATTTACCTGGAACCAGCCACTGGCAGAAATGGGCTTTATTGTCATGTCTGTTGATGGACTGGGTTCTGCCGGACGTTCCAAGGCCTTTCATAACTGGTCATATCGCAAGCTGGGGTATGGGCTGGCAGATCATGTGCTGGCTATTCAGCAGTTAGGGCAGCGATACAAATGGGTCGATACATCACGGGTTGGCATTTTTGGTCATTCTGCCGGTGGATATGATGCTGCCCATGCCTTGATGCAGTTTCCGGAATGTTATAAAGTAGCTGTTTCACAATCGGCAGACCATGACCACCGGATGGAGAAAGACTGGTGGCCTGAAATGTATATGGGCTGGCCTGTAGACTCCGCTTATCATCTGCAATCCAATGTGACTATGGCACCCCGTTTAAAAGGGAAACTGTTGCTGATTCATGGAGGTATTGATGAAAATGTGAACCCGTCTGCTACGTTCAAGCTGAGTGAAGCGTTAATCAAGGCAAATAAAAACTTTGACCTGTTGATCATACCCAGTGCTCATCATGGCTATCCGGAGGCTTATTCCCGTTATGTTGATCACAAACGCTGGAATTTCTTTATTCATCATCTTCTACATCAGGAACCCAAAGATGATATCAATGAATAA